The Deltaproteobacteria bacterium HGW-Deltaproteobacteria-6 genome contains the following window.
ATTGAAGAGATGAGAGCAAATGGAGTCGAAGTGATCCAGTCTGGCGTTATAACAACAAAAGGATCAGCGGTGACGAGATATGCTTATCTGGACACGATCAGGCAGTGTGGTATTATATCGGAATTCATTGCTACCACGTTGAAAGGATTGCCGATGCCGCATTGTAAGTCTATTATGGATGTGGGCTGCATCACCGGTGATGTGGAACGTGTCAACATTTAATCCCGCTCACGCGGGACGAGCGTTAATTCTTCTTAGCTTGCTGAGAGGGTTAAATAATGATTCTTCATGGAGGGCGCAATTGTGAAAATATCTATAAAAAAATACGAAACTCATCATGTGGTTATGGGGGCTGACTTAAACCATCACGGAACGCTGTTTGCGGGTCAGGGAGCAAAATGGTTTGTTGAATCAGGTTTCATTGCTGCTGCAAATATCACCTCGCCCGAAAGCACTGTCTGTGTCAATATTCACGGTATGCATTTCAGAACACGTGTGCCTTTGGGTACCGTTGTCCGGTATGAAAGCAAAATGATCCTGAGTGGCCAGACCCGTCTGATTGCCTACGTGAAAGCAGTAAAAAGCGAGAATGAGGAGCACATCGTTGATGGTTTTCTGACCTTTGTCCATGTGGACCCGCAAGGGTTTCCCAAACCTCATGGCATTACGATCGAAGCTGATACAAAGGAGGATATCCTGCTGCAGGAACAGGCCAGGGCATTATCAAAATAAAGATCCAGGATAGCCATTGTCTGTTTAGCCGCAAGGGGATGATCCTGGACAGCAATCCGGTTCCCGGCGTTTTCATGGACCATATGAAGTAAGCACAAAGGCTTTCGGGGTCTAATCGATAAATCAAACGCCCGGATAGCCCTACAGTTCTATTTGAGCGCCAAGTTCAACCACCCGGTTGGTAGGAATGCCAAAATAAGCGGTAGGATTCCCCGCATTTCTTGACATAAACGCAAAGACCGCCTTTCTCCAGCGCATCATCTTTGACTCTCCTCCGGTAAGAAGTGTTTCTCTGCCGAGATAGAACGGCATCTATCCCGGAATGTCAATATCGTTTGTTTTGAGACAGGTGCAAGGTAACGGACCATCGTAAGTACTTATCAGTATTTTATAATGTTAACCCTG
Protein-coding sequences here:
- a CDS encoding acyl-CoA thioesterase codes for the protein MSIKKYETHHVVMGADLNHHGTLFAGQGAKWFVESGFIAAANITSPESTVCVNIHGMHFRTRVPLGTVVRYESKMILSGQTRLIAYVKAVKSENEEHIVDGFLTFVHVDPQGFPKPHGITIEADTKEDILLQEQARALSK